Proteins from one Mycobacterium sp. EPa45 genomic window:
- a CDS encoding DUF5994 family protein yields MSGTRRLASPVRVTLNPFLGGDIDGAWWPHSFALARELPELIGALHPALGEIVDININWSSASGTPVLKKLTSGSVSMHGWNDRQHRLMIVSGRIGCARLMVVPSSTSAGLARLVMRRAASMPLGEEHDSSLCDTANAVVRTAKLECSAWSAEVSGTATDVKVAAP; encoded by the coding sequence ATGTCCGGGACTCGGCGCCTCGCCAGCCCGGTACGTGTGACGCTCAACCCCTTCCTCGGGGGCGACATCGATGGCGCCTGGTGGCCGCATTCCTTCGCGCTTGCGCGCGAACTGCCGGAATTGATCGGGGCCTTGCACCCGGCGCTGGGTGAGATCGTCGACATCAACATCAACTGGTCTTCGGCGTCCGGCACCCCCGTTCTCAAGAAGCTGACGTCGGGTTCGGTGTCGATGCACGGCTGGAACGACCGACAGCACCGGCTGATGATTGTCTCCGGCCGCATCGGCTGCGCACGGCTGATGGTGGTGCCCAGCTCGACATCCGCGGGACTGGCGCGCTTGGTCATGCGCCGTGCGGCGTCGATGCCTCTGGGTGAGGAGCACGACAGTTCGTTATGCGACACCGCTAACGCCGTGGTCCGCACCGCAAAGCTCGAGTGCTCCGCGTGGTCGGCCGAGGTCTCCGGGACGGCCACCGACGTGAAAGTCGCCGCGCCCTGA